The sequence below is a genomic window from Pithys albifrons albifrons isolate INPA30051 chromosome 21, PitAlb_v1, whole genome shotgun sequence.
cccccgcccctcccggctctccctcccagcccccccaTCTGCCGCTCGCGCGGGGAGATGACGTCACGCCTTGCGTGTGGTCACGTCCGGTAGGTGAGGTCAGGGCCGGGTCCGCCATTTTGAACGGCTCCGCGGGCGCGGGCGGGGGAGCAGCGCGGCCCCATGGCCGGGCAGTTCGACTCCGAGGACCGCGCCAGCTGGTACTGGGGGCGACTGAGCCGCGCCGAGGCCGTGTCGCTGCTGCAGGGGCAGCGCCACGGCACCTTCCTGGTGCGCGACTCGGGCACCATCCCCGGCGACTTCGTGCTGTCCGTGTCCGAGAGCTCCCGCGTCTCGCACTACATCGTCAACAGCCTGGGGCCGGCGGGAGCCCGGCGGACCGGCGGCGAGGGCCCCGGGGCCCCGGGTGAGTGACCCCCAGGGCCGGTGGGgcccccagccccgggcagggcagcCAGCGCGGCTCCCTTCGGCGCCCGGCGGCGTTTGAAGGCGTGGAGCGCTTTATAGTGGAATTCAGTCGTGCTTCGCAGCTGGGGCCGCTGCCCGGGCCGAGCCATTTGACCGCATCTGCCTTCCGTTGTCACATTAAACACGTCCCGGAGCCGGGCGCGTGCTGCAGCCGGCCTGGGTGATGTTGCGGCTCCAGCCTCTTGCCTTTATTTTCCTAAATCCGTTAATGGCAGTTCATGGGGTTTACATGTGATCTCAGCTGGGAGATGGCTCTGTGCAAGTGTCATCCCAAAGTCTGGCTTTTGACAAGAGGGCATTGCATTGGCAGGCAGGCACGAGGCTGAGTTTCGGACCTTGGGATGTAAAGGCAATTGTTTCTTTAAATCAGATGCGAAATTCAGTTTTTTGCCCCTCGAAAGGGGAAGGATGATGTTATTTCTCCGCAGCTGAACATCTAATATGAAAACAACGTGCTTAAGCATAACGCTTAAAAAGCACAAGATGCTGATGGTGTCAGAGTGAAACGGTGCCAtgagaagcagcatttttgCTGTTTAGTGCAACTAAATGAACCCCTAGCAATGCAGAGCCCTTGGATGTGTGAAAACCTGCAATACAGAGACAGCAATATCCCTCTGTGGGAATTAGTGAAGATGTTAGCAGAACGGCTCCAGTTTGGGTATTAATGCTTGCAAAGTGATGTGGATCTGTTGCTGGTATCTCACAAAGAAGCCACTAGAAAGTTTTTTAAGTATTGTAAACCTGTGTAATAAGATTTGGTGAACTTACTTGGCAGAAGAAGTGCTGCGGGTACAGTCACTTTTTGATGTAGGTCCGTGGCTGGAGTAAGAGATCAAGATTGGAAAGGTGTAACAATACTTGTTATAGGGTGGATACTGCACAGAGAGTAAGTAGGAGATAATctaagaaaaaatgaaaccGGTGCCAGTAGATCTGCACTGGTACACAGTAATTTCCCTTCCTCAAGGGAACATTTCGGATTTGAAGAATCGGGAGCATCTTACCACCTTTGTCCCAGGAACTGCAAAGTGCACTCAAGTCACAAAGCTTCACAGGTAGAAGTGGCCGAGTTCAGCTGGGAGTAAAGCGTAAGTCATCACTGTTGTGGGTAGTGAAAGGGTTTGCCACAGAACGTGGTGGACTCTCAGTTGAGTCATGTCCGCCTGGACGGTTTTGTTGCTGTAGCTTTGCAGAGGTTTGGTTGCTGACACGGAGGGCTGGAGTTCTGTAGAGCAGAGTAAGTTCTTGGGGTGGTTTGTTCTGGAATCCACCCTAATAGGACTATAAAGACAGTAGCGATGGAAAACACTGGATTGTGACTGTCTGGGCAGTTGTTTCCTGGGGAGCGACTCGTCTCTGGGAAAACAGTGTTTCCAGGTTAGTGTGGTATCACTTCAGTACAGCCATCCTGACTTTTTAATGTCTTACATCCTTAAGCTCCATAGTATTTTGTGGCAATTGGTGGGCTGACTTAAGTCATTGGTGCTAAAACTTTCTGGAGGTTGGTCAAAATGGCTAAATACCTTGTAATTCTCTAGTTTTAAATGTTTATCTGTTTCAAAAGATATGTGTAAGCTATGACACAGTAGGCTTAATAGAACTTACTTAATAGTCTAGTTGTGTTTTGGTTGGTCTCCTTTTTATTTGTCCTCCTGCACTACAGACCTTCCTATGCTGATTTTAGTAATTTTAACCAAATCGTGCCTCCATGCTGATACTGCTGTCTTTTCACcctgaaacacaggaaggtgcTGGGGGTGTGTATATTAAATTGCACTATGAGTGTAATTAAGGtgctctttcagaaaaaaatgagcagGGGGGTTGCTCTGCAAGGGGAGGGAGATGGAAAGTTTGGCTGAAGATTGAATACGGTTTCATGTCTGGATAGGGAAACTAGTGTGGTGAAGATAGGTGAATGTTTgcaaataaaataggaaaaacaaTTTCACAGCTTTTTTAGCAATTTATTGTTTGGCAAACAGATCTCACTGGGAAATCTGAATATGCTGGGTCCAGTCCTTGGGTTGATTTTTGTTGATCTCTGTAAGTTTCTGTGAAATTCATGATTGCTCTGACACCACTCTTAGGGTTAGAGAAGCCTCAATACAGAGCGAATGAGATGAGGAGCTCTGGCTTCCTTAAAAGTCATAATGTCACAAAACCACGATACTTTCTAATATTTCTAAGGTATAAAATAAAGTTGTGAACTTTTTGTTAAGTTCACCTTTTGCCTGATGCTGCAGTTTTTAAGTTCTTGCAGGTGGTTTTTCAGCGTAAGTTGAAAACGGAATGTAACGGAAGTTTTTACTTCCTCCTGAAATGCTTTAAGGCTGTTAAAAAATAAGGATGAATCACTGaattttgggaaagaaaaacacactgTTTCTGGTGGAGATGGAGACTAACAGCTGAATCAGAATTAGGGTATAATTTGTGATGAGATATCATGGTCCCGGGCTGAAGAAATCCAAAGTGCTCCATGCAGGCATTGGCAGGGAGGAACACAACAGAAGAAAGACTAAATATGTCACGTGTTTGCAATTTTACACGGAGGTTTGGAGTAACAACATGTGATATGCACTAAAACAAAATGCCCAAAATATCTAAAGAAAGAGGTGCTTTCTACTGAGAGTACAATGTTATGAAGATAGAAACCTTACAGTGTGGTAAAATTTGTCCCTGTGAGGTAGAGAAGTGTGACAGATATAGTGCAGAAACTGGTGTTTTCATTGACTTTTAAGAACATGCTGTTTAACTTGGGCTTCTAAGTAATTTCCATTGTGACTGTACTTCCTGGAATCATGTGGTCCTTACGGGGTGATAGCCACACTCAGCTCATGTATGCAGTGGTTTAGCTGTGGATGAGCAGTGTGGTTTAGCTGTGACACTTGGGGCTTTGGTGGTTAGGTTTGGGTTgggctttggtttgtttttttatattaactataaaatataaatataatataatatacaTTTCAGTGCAAACTAATGAAGGCTGGAGAAGTGCCCGCATGAGGCAtctgctcttctctcctcccGTATCCACAGAAATGACAGTGTAATAACTCCTCTATCTCCTGGTGCGCTCAGGGCTCCTTGGGGAGCCCGTCAGTGGGGGTTTATGTTCTTAGAGGATGTTCATGGTACTTCATTGTTTTGCTCAGCATGAGTAGAAAGGTACTTAAGAACAAGGGAAAagggtgtccctgtgctggtggggGAAACACACAGGCTGGAATGAGGTGCCTTCTGAGCGCATTTCCCATATGCTCCCGCAGGAAACTGCCTTACATCACTGTGATTTCTTACTTTGGAATGAGAGCTTCCTGTCTCGGTCCCTGTGTgataaaaacagcttttctggcCCAAAACGTGCTTTGTAAGTTGGGAACAGGGATGACCTTTAAAGACTAGGTCCAGACACAAAAGTAAAGACCAGTATTTCTGTGAAGTGTTTCCTGCACTGAAAGGGAAAACGTTCTGAAGCTGGGAATAAAGAGTAAGCTCCCCAGTGACACTTAACAGTTGGAGCCAAGAGACATGAGAAAGTGAGAAGTTGCTCTGTGGTTACATCACCTGCCTGCACTCTCAAGCGGTAGGAAATTGGGGTGTTTTATACTTCTAATTACCCAGTATCTATACAGTAGTTAAAACATACATAATCAGTCTTTTCCAGACTGACATGAAGCCAACACAGCACCAAAGTGTTGTGACAGGAGGGAATGTGCGTCATAAGCAAAGAACAGACAGGGTCCAGGTTTGAAGCTTTCTTAATTCTGAACGCATTGGATTTTAACTCTTTCCTCACCTTTCTGAGAGCTCTTCCTTAGCTGTTCTGACACGCTAAAATGGCTGGAGTCAGGTTAAGCTCTAGTGGAAATGGAGCTGGGATACAGTAAGTAAGAACGATGATACTCAGCCCTTTGTGTTTCTCATTCAAAGGAGTAACCTTACACAGCTGAGCGGTGTTGGTGGTAGAGGTGCACACTGACCAGCTCTTCTGCCTTcggctgggcagggctgcagggagcaaAGGTGATTTCCAGCACTCCGATTGACCGGCTTTCATAGGAAGTTACTGAAGTTCCTCTGGTAGCTGGACTTACCTTTACACACCTTGTGCTCTTTCTGAGAAGCCTTTAGAAGATGGGGACAATGTGCTGCTCAGACTTGTGCCTTCAAGAAAACTGTCCCAGAATCATGAAGGAAAACTGCTCTGATTCTCAAAATAACACTTGCCTTGTTGCTGTAACTTTCCTGTATTAGACTTTGCCTTAATTATTCCATTGGTCTACAGGTATGAGCAGTGTCAGCTGAGAAGTTGAAGAATTCCTCTGAGCCTGAAATCTGTTAATCTTTGAATTTCATTATACCAGGAAATGTCAAAACTCAGAAGCCCGTAGTGAGcagaattatttctgtgttaaaTGTGAGCATCATTTAGCTTGTTACTTTGTAGCTGAACAAGAGTATCCAGAAAAGACTTAAACTGATGGGAAGTTTACTGCTTCCTTGGTAAGgtgaatttgcattttttttccaacgTGCGTTTTACCAATTGTGACTTGGAACTACTTTGTCCTTTTTATGCCTATTTTAACTGAATTTGAGAGGTCTTCTGTTTGGATTCTTCAGACAATTATGAAATTGCTGCCTTTGTTATTCTTTAGTGATCAATTTGGTTTAGGCCTGTAGGTTTCTTGTTGCAAAGAGATCTTCCCAGACTTTTGTAGCTgccttacattttttttaacacaaaagCCCCAGAAGTGCCCGTGGCATTCTGGCAGTGTTCTTTGTGAAGATAATATCTCTCCTTTGCTACGCTTGTCTTTGTCTCTTCAAGGagtgcatttttcattttgatccTTGAATTTGAAGTGTCTGTGTTCTCTGGCTGTCCTACAGTTGTGCAAAATGCCTTTTAGAATAAGATTTTCCACGATATAGAACACTGATTTCAGTTGCTCCTGCCCTCTATATAATGTGCCAGTGCACTTCTCTTCTTGAATTCCGGCTCGTATTCAGGTACATTTGACAACTGCTTCAGACCATTATGCGTTAATTCAAAAGGGTGAACCtgttccaaagggaaaaaagacgCTGTAAAATATATTGTTTATCCTGGTGATGATTGTTAGTGCTGGCAAGGCTGATGAATGTTACTGATGAGCTGCTCATTCCCTATGACCTGTAAGATTTTTCTCTGCGTACTTTTGTTGCTGGAGACAGTGCTCAGCCTCCTGACTGAACGGCTTACAGCAGCTTTTACAGAGGTAAATTAGAGTTTCAggttctgtgtttctgtcatGTGAAATAAGTTCCATGTTAGTGAACTTCCCTGGGATTCAGTCTTCTCTCTGTGACTTCAAAGTGCTTTGCTGTCCTGGACTTTTTCTTTTGATCTAAGTGTCCACATAAACTTTGATCCTTAAAAGTTCACAACTGAAGCGTAGCAGATACAGGCTCATGTTTCGGTCTCACCAGGCAGGTCTGAAACTCCATGTCTTTTCCACTTGTTCCAAGCTTGGTTTCCCGCTCCCAAAGCCAGCAGAAGTGCAGCCTCCCCAGATCACGTTACACCTTGATGGAGTCAACTTCCCGTGTTTCGGAGTTTTTTAGGGATGCTGCCTGTCCAGCCAGAAGTCATGTCCCGTGAGACCACGTAGCTGAGAACTGCCGCTGGGATGAAATTCCAGAGTTCTGGCCAAGTCTAGAGCTGTAAGTTACATCTCAGCAACCGAAGTTTAGAGAGTTTTGCATTACAGTTTGGGAGAATAAGATGCAGTCTTGCATCTCTTCCATACTGGGTTCAGAGTTCTTACTGATACCTACATTAACTTCCTTATCTCTTAGTGATGCTGGttggtattttgtttttttataattttttgaGGATATTGCTTTTGGTTTTTGGCTGACTGTGTTTGTAATCATTTCTTTTGAAAGTCTTTCGGGGCTGTTAATGCATGCAAATGTGCACTTCCCAGTGGCTTAGTTCTGCTTCTTTGGATTTCCTTTAACCAGGTCCGATAATGTTTATATTCCTTCAGGTACTTCAAAACCTATTTTTTCAGTGTTCGTCTATGTTGATCTTATTGAATCCACCCTTTTCTTCGTTAGAACCCCTTTTTGCTCTCTTGAAAGAGGTTGTAACATCAGCCTTCcatgctggcagtgccactttAAAGGGGCGTTTGGACAAGTGACAATTTGAAGGATTCTGTTTGCTTTGTACTCTGGACCTAAGTCTCAGCACCATTAGATATCCCCTGCAGAGAAAACAGGCTTGCAAAGTAAGCATCTCTTTCTTGCTAAAAGAGTTACTCATTAAAGCATAAatcttttcatctcttttacCCTCCCCCGGCCTCCCACAATTCTTCCCATAGTTTCTTTGCACAGGGTATGGTAGAGATAGAACATCGTGTGTCTTTTTCCCCAGCTGAGCCTGAAGAACGTAAAATGGGCAAAAACCACAGCACATAGATTGAAAACCTAAGTGGATATTCTGCACTTCGGTGCTTGTAATGGCTTGAATATGAACATCATCTGtatttcagtgtatttatgtTTGGGTTTGTAGTTTAGGCTCTGTCTGATAAACATGGGAAGGAAACTACCAGACTTGAGATTTAAAGGCTGAGTCGTACCTATTATGAAAATATATGTTGCTGCTTTGCATTGCATAAAATGTAGATAATTTTCTTGAATGGTGCCTCTAGGACAAATGGAAAGTAACTTCATTTGCTCATTCACATcatttttttgctgctgtgctAAGCAAAAAAGGATTTGTGCCCCCCCCAAGATACATTACAGCAGGTAAATAACCATTATTGCAGTGTTGTCATTTGGAAATAAATCTGAATAGCAAAAGAGagtttaaaaaagtattttccttgaaattataccaaaattttgtttggtttgcgTATTTAGAGTATAAAACAGTGTTGCTGAAAATTGTACAGGCTCTTGAGAAACTCAGATGTACTGAATATTTTAATCTGTTGAGTCGATGGAACATCCAAGaaaacagagatgtttttatGCTAATTTGGGAAGTCTGACAGTGCCaaacaatttctcttttctttctttgacaaaatcttttaaagcaaaactcTATGCTCATGATCACGATGTCCTTGAttaaaaatactcagaaaaGCTGAATATCATGAATGTTAATGCAGAGATACCAAATTCAgtactgaaatatttatctgtAAATGTGTTTGTCTCCTCAGatgttttctttacagtttAGACTGTCATATGCTCTCCTTGACATGCTGCCTTCTTTTTTCAGGGTCGAATCCCACCAGATTTCGAATAGGTGACCAAGAGTTTGATTCTTTGCCATCTCTACTGGAATTCTACAAAATACACTATTTGGACACTACAACCTTGATAGAACCAGTTTCCCGATCCAGGCAGAATAGTGGTGTTATCCTCAGGCAGGAGGAAGCTGAGTATGTGCGAGCTCTCTTTGACTTTAATGGAAATGATGAGGAAGATCTTCCATTTAAGAAAGGAGACATACTGAGAATCCGGGATAAGCCTGAAGAGCAGTGGTGGAACGCAGAAGACAGCGAAGGGAAGAGGGGAATGATACCCGTTCCTTACGTCGAGAAGTATAGACCTTCCTCTGCTTCGGTACCTACTCTGATTGGAGGTAACCAGGATAGTTCCCACCCACAACCACTGGGTGGGCCGGAGCCAGGGCCCTatgcccagcccagcatcaACACTCCGCTCCCTAACCTTCAGAATGGCCCTATTTATGCCCGGGTTATCCAGAAGCGAGTCCCTAATGCCTACGACAAGACAGCCTTGGCTTTGGAGGTACATAATGGGCAAAACTTAGAAGGAAGAGATCTGTACAAGGGATTTCCCATTCAATCCTGTGATAGTTTTGTAGGAATAAGAAAGGGAAACGCATTGTAATACTGGTTTTACATCATAATTAATAAGTTACGGGTAAAGgcttgttttaaaataagttaCTTGAGTCACTTGTAGATTAGATTATTGATTTTTACAGCATATTTAGGTTACTGAACCATTATTGTCATTTGTCAGTCATCACTAACATGTTTCCCCATCCATGTTTTCACTTCCTGAAGTGTCTGTTTtaggggggagggagggggagtaGTTGGTAAGTTACACGCCTGAATTTGTGTTGTGTGCCTCACCGCTCTGTATCAGATGTGCTGGGTTGGTTGTTGGCTCGTGTTGGGTTGGGTCAGCAGTTTTAAAGCATTCGGTGCAAACACTGATAGTCGCTTTGAAATCACCCAGACtgagatgatgatgatgatcacACCTAGggtgttattgtaatattttcacTTTAGGCAGATTACTTTAGGTTTAGGTTGTGACGCGGAAGTGTTCTACAATTTACATTACAATTTACTAGGGAGGTCTCACATAAAGCAGTGATTGATGGAGTAGGATTTGTAATGAAGCAAGGAATTTCCCTCAGGTTGATTCATTTCCTCATATGATCAAGTATTTGTACAGGCCctctttgatttatttttttcctcttaaaaaggTGACTAGAGTGCTCCATCTCTTCACATCCCATAGTTCTCCCTGAAGTTACATTTGAGAAAATTGATACTAAGGTATTCCCAGTGGCAGACCTTTGCCTTAAGATATGTAAATTGTATCCTTCAGTCTAGGCTTTCTTTGAGCTAGAGGCTCTGGAATTTCCTGATACCTAATTCCTGTTTGTATAATAGTTTAAGTACTTGGGGGAAAACAGTTTCTGTGCTGAGTCAGAGCATCTCCTTTTCACTCTCAAATACTTTATTTAATTGTACACAGCACAAAAGGTGCTTCAGGTGATTTGGCAGCTGTAGGTGTGCCTCTGTAGTACAGAACTGGCAAATGCAGTGCGTGCTACAAATGGATAATTGATGTACAACTGGCAGATGTGAAAACTTTTCCCATTGCAGATAAAAATTTATCTGGGGAAGCAGTGTAAATATACTCTGAGTTACTATACATTCTGTATATACCAGACTATTTTTGCATTGAGCAGCATGTATAGACGTTTATGCCAGTGCCTCAGATTTTATGGAAACATGAAGATTTTTACCTTTCCTACTTTattctttccctgtttttctcaCTCCACCCAGCCACCTCTTGGAGCTTGGCAATATACCTGAATGGCATTGCAGACTGCAGTAACTATGAGATGTTACACTGTTTTTGAGCCTCTGGATGTTATGTTGTGGCACATTTATCAAAACCCTTTGGGTTTCTTTCTGGGTTTTGCTGTTAAGCTTCTAATTATTAGTGTGCCACTAGCGTTCTCTCAAGCCTTAACTTTAAAGCAGAACTCCACAACGCTGCCCTGTGCAGATTTTGGGAATGTGGAGTGAAataaggagagggagaaaatgcTGGTAAATCCGGGCCATTGTAACCAACTTGAGTGAAAGGAAGTCCTTTACACGTTGACGAACTGCTCGTCGGTGCCATGGCTGATCTTGTGTTATTTCCGTTCTCTTCACCAAAACTCACATGATCTATCAAGTTGCTGTGCTTTAGGAAGAGTAGTTGAGGAGAATATCTCTCTTTTTAGCTGCCTTATACCAGTATTATCTTTTACTAACTGCTGGTAACAGGCTCCACAGGTGAAGTGTTTGGGAGGGGGGAACTACGAAACGTCAGCTTGGCTCATTGTGGGACGATGAAAGGTTTCTTGTGCAGAACACTGGCCTTAAATACCTACCCGTGTCTTGCTACAGCTCTGCATTTAAGAAATGCAATAGTAGTGGTGGTTCTTTATTCTGTATATAATAAtgggaaaaattacttttaaaacatGAGCCATTTAGCACTGCTTCAAGTGTCCTTCGTAGCTTCTTTGCAGCTTTTATCGTTTCCAGTGCCACTGTTACTGAGTTGCTTTCAATGTCTGTACAGAAAACATGGTGATATGCGCTTCATTTTCTCCCAAGTTTTTCTTCATCTTGTCTATCAAAGTACTGTTTCTCGTTGCCTCCTTTTTTCACATTCCCTCTGACTCCATGCTGTTCCTTCCCTGTTTATTTAGAGATTTCTTTCTTAGGTAACTTAGAAAGCATTATGTAAATCTTACCAGTCTGTTTTTGCCCAGACCTCTTTATAAATAGAGCAAGTGGGATTCTTTCCAAATGAAAACTCTTGTCCTTAAATATGGTAGTATTCATGGGTGGGGGTGGATCCCACTGTTTCTCTTATAAAAATAGATTCTTAACATCAAACGGTTTTTGCCCAAACTGCAAACAAAATATCTGTACTGTTCTGGTTTTTTAAGACTGAGATGCTTTTGAAGTGCTCAAGGAAAGAGGATCAGAGCAGGCTATGGTCCAATAAAGTCTGTGATGTATTATGGAAAAAAGATGCAGCAGGAGaagttaatatttattttgcatgtaACTGGACCTATTCAAAGAGTTGTCAGTCtattttaagagaaaagagaggagaagggtAAAATCTGTGTGGTGAATGAATGAGATCCAtcgatttattttttttctttgtaacagTAGCAGAACTCTGCCATCTTGACCTCACCAAAGAGGAGTGCTTGGAATAAAACTTCAGCATACAGAAGTCTTCACTTGAAccttcagttttgctttgaagCATATGGGGTATATTTAGTTTTAAAACTTGTGATGAAGACTGACTCAGACCTGGCTTTCTAGCAGGGTACAATGTTGTTCCTGAGGTGCTGTCCTTGGTGGGGTGATGCACTACTGGACTAACGATACCATAAGTCAATGCTAAAAGTGAGGAGAACGCAAAGAGAACATCCACTTCTAATCTAAATGTTTTAGAATGTCAGCGCTTGTAATCATGAGTAATTTCTGAATAGTTCTCTGTATTGTCAGGACAGTGTTTGAACTATAACTTAATAGGCAAAATTTTAAAGCAGATCTAGAAAGATCTGTAAGTTATTCAGGAACTAATGGAGCCATTTTATTACGCCAGCATTTGTGAAATGATCCATGCTCACTGAAAGTCAGTCCTGCTCTGATAGATGTAAAAACGTGtcttttcatttcattcttACGTATAGAGAGGTGAAATGTGAATGAAAATTTCTGTTGAAGAGTGGTTGCTAAATGAAATCACTGCAagataaaaaaggaatattttatttcagaggtctttcctcttttgatgATTGCTGAAATACAGATTTCATGTGTAGCTTCTTATAATAAGGAGAATTTTTAAATGGGTGTCCCTTGGCTTCAGTGACACCGAAACAcccctgaaaacaaaatacccAGCTACAAGATGCTTCTGGGACTGAGGGAGTGTCACAAACATCCCATATTGTAACTTGCTGTTGCTGAAATGTTGAACCCACTTTCTGCCAGTGAGTTTATTGTAAGGTGTCCAAGATAAACTCATGTTTGAATGCAAATTAGGGTATGATAGTCCATAAGAGCGGTCTGAGAAAAATACCTTGCAGGCAGCTAACTtgtgttccttccttcctggcGGGTTGGAGGTGAACTACTGTTCTGTTAAAGGCTGATATGTAGATTATATCCAGGTCTGAAGCAGTTTAAAGTTATCTAGGATATTGTTCTTGTAATGATTGTGAGTGGGAAATAAGATTTTCCGCTTCTAGTATTGTCACATTTAATCTTAGCCTTGTTAAATGTATTGTTTTGGTCAGCAGAGTATTTTTGTTGGTACAACCACCCCCAGTGCTTATTAGCAGTAGTAGAATTATACAGACTGCATGATTAAATTCCTAAAGAGCTGAAACTTGCACTCAGTAGTTGAGGAAGGCTTCCTTTTTGCCTGTAGCAAATATGCAAGAggattttcttcaaaatatgatTCATTAAAATGTCTATACTCATGACTACGAAAGATAAAAATAAGGCTACAGCAAGAGTCCCGGTGGGCCCCTCATTACCAGATAAGTAATCATGAGAAGTATGGGGAGCCTAATTAAATGTCCATGAAGTGGTTTGAATTTGTGAACTGTTAAAAGCTTTTCTGGTAAAAGATTGCAAGCAATTAAAACCTGTAGAGTCAGTTAATGGAGATTGGTAACATCTTAAATTGTTCTCCTTGTTCTTCATTTGCTGCCTGGAAAGTGAGAGTAATGAGATTCAGTTTTGGATGGATTGGGAACACAGTGAAGAGCATCTCTGTAACTGTATATTCAGTGAGTTTCTGGATGAAATGCAGCGAGGCCTTTGTCTATGCCTTCAGAGTTTCTTCACAGtacaagtgaaagaaaatagagTATATCTGTCCCAAAAGCATCCTCCCTCTAAAGAAACCTAAAAACCATCGTTTGTTACTCGTAAATGAGATTATTGATAAAATTCTGCAGAGGGGTGGAAGCAGGTGTACAGCTTTTCAGTGCTGCATTTATTAACTCTCCAACATCTTTACAATGTAAATTGTGCTTGCTTAGCTTCTGTAAGTGCTAAAGTACCCTTTAGGATGCAGAGTTGGGGAGATCAGACCCAGACCTGACTGCACGGCCTCAGGGAAGTGACTGCTATGCAGTTTGTTCCTTTGTCAGAGGGAGACAATGCCTTTGCAATTGGTGCTGTGTATATTAGGGTGGAGATTAGATTAAGATTACTGGGCTTTTATTTAGTGTACTAGGTTAAAACCAGGTACTTTAAAACAATAAACTCTAGTTTCATT
It includes:
- the CRK gene encoding adapter molecule crk isoform X1, whose amino-acid sequence is MAGQFDSEDRASWYWGRLSRAEAVSLLQGQRHGTFLVRDSGTIPGDFVLSVSESSRVSHYIVNSLGPAGARRTGGEGPGAPGSNPTRFRIGDQEFDSLPSLLEFYKIHYLDTTTLIEPVSRSRQNSGVILRQEEAEYVRALFDFNGNDEEDLPFKKGDILRIRDKPEEQWWNAEDSEGKRGMIPVPYVEKYRPSSASVPTLIGGNQDSSHPQPLGGPEPGPYAQPSINTPLPNLQNGPIYARVIQKRVPNAYDKTALALEVGELVKVTKINMSGQWEGECNGRRGHFPFTHVRLLDQQNPDEDFS
- the CRK gene encoding adapter molecule crk isoform X3, which produces MAGQFDSEDRASWYWGRLSRAEAVSLLQGQRHGTFLVRDSGTIPGDFVLSVSESSRVSHYIVNSLGPAGARRTGGEGPGAPGSNPTRFRIGDQEFDSLPSLLEFYKIHYLDTTTLIEPVSRSRQNSGVILRQEEAEYVRALFDFNGNDEEDLPFKKGDILRIRDKPEEQWWNAEDSEGKRGMIPVPYVEKYRPSSASVPTLIGGNQDSSHPQPLGGPEPGPYAQPSINTPLPNLQNGPIYARVIQKRVPNAYDKTALALEQNSAILTSPKRSAWNKTSAYRSLHLNLQFCFEAYGVGELVKVTKINMSGQWEGECNGRRGHFPFTHVRLLDQQNPDEDFS
- the CRK gene encoding adapter molecule crk isoform X2 translates to MAGQFDSEDRASWYWGRLSRAEAVSLLQGQRHGTFLVRDSGTIPGDFVLSVSESSRVSHYIVNSLGPAGARRTGGEGPGAPGSNPTRFRIGDQEFDSLPSLLEFYKIHYLDTTTLIEPVSRSRQNSGVILRQEEAEYVRALFDFNGNDEEDLPFKKGDILRIRDKPEEQWWNAEDSEGKRGMIPVPYVEKYRPSSASVPTLIGGR